The Halogranum gelatinilyticum genome contains the following window.
TCGTCGCCTGTGAGGCCGACGGCCCCGACGACTTCCCGCCCGTCGAAACGAGCGACACCGAGGGAGTACAGGTCAGCTACGCTGAGTATCTGCGACTCCGGGGCGAACTCACCGGCGAGCCACCGGCGGGCGGCGGGGCCGCGGTCTCTGTGCCCTCGTGGCGACGGACGCACGAGGCGCGGTACCGCCTCGTCGCGGGCAAGTGCGCCGAGTGCGGCGCGCTCACCTTCCCGCCGGAGGGTGCCTGTCGCGCGTGCCACGCGCTCGACGAGTTCGAGCGCGTCGAGTTGCCCCGAGAGGGAGAGATAGAGACGGTGACGACCGTCTCGCCCGGTGGCGCGCCGCCGGAGTTCGCGCAGTTCGGCGCGCGCGGCGGCGACTTCGCGGTCGCGCTCGTCGCCTTCGAACACGCGGGCGAGACGGTGAGTATGCCGCTACAGGTCGTCGACACCGACCCCGAGGCAGTCAGCGCGGGCGACGCTGTCGAGGCGACGAGACGGCGGATCTACACACAAGAGGGCGTGACGCGCTACGGGACCAAAGTCCGGCCGCTCGACTAATTCGGCCAGTTTGACTACTCGGAGAACCGCGCCAGCGACTCGCCCGCTTCCAGCGCGAGCAGTCGGCGTTTGAGGTCGGTCCCGGCCTCCGCGGAGAAGCCGCCGAGACCGTCGGCGGCGACGACGCGGTGACAGGGAACGACGATGGGGACGGGGTTGGCTCCGCAGGCCTGCCCGACCGCCTGCGCCGAACTGCCGAGGTCGGCCGCGAGGTCGCCGTAGGTGCGCGTCTCGCCGTACGGAATCGCGGACATCAGCCGCATCACGTCGCCGAGGAGACCGTCGGGATAGTCGACGGGTACGTCGAACGCTTGCAGCTCACCGCGGCCGTAGGCGGCGAGTCGCGCCCGTAGCTCGTCTTCGTCGACGTCGAGATACGACTCGTCGAGACTCATCTCCGAGTCGAGCATATCGAAGCGCATGGGACGCTGTAGGCGAGCGGGGGATATGTAGCCCGCTGGTGTCGGGTAGCGAACTTCTGACTACCACTCGGGCAGCGGCTCGATGCGGAACACGTAGTCGTCGTAGGCCGCGTCGAGTCGTGTCGGCCCCTCCTCCTCGGTGTGGCGGTGACAGAGGAGCGCGGCCGCCTCAACGGGGTCGTTGCTGGTCTCTTCGAGGTAGCGTTCGAGGACGACGAACGTCGCCGGTTCCGAACAGCCGCGGCGACGGCAGACCGGACGCTCGTCGGCCACGGGTTCGACCGCCTCGACGCCCAACTCCTCCTCGGACTCGTCGTCCAGCTCTTCGTCGAGCGATTCGGGTTCGGACTCGTCGAGCCGGTCCAGTGCTGTTTCGAGTTCCCGGCGTCGCTGGCGACGCTCTGCCTGCCGTGCCTGTTCGACTCGTCCGCGCTTCGTGTCGGCCATACCCGTAAGACGCGGGAGGACGGGATAACACTGTGCCGCGCTCGACATCTCACGAAGAGAATGATTTACCTCCCCTGCGGCGAGCGTTTCTTCATGAACGTTTGTGTGCTTGGTGCGGGCACGATGGGCCACGGCATCGCCCAGGTGAGCGCGATGGGTGGCCACGACGTGGTCCTCCGCGACATCAACCAGAACATCGTCGACGAGGGGCTAGAGCACATCCGCGAGAACCTCCAGGGCGGCGTCGACCGCGACAAGGTGACCGAGAGCGAGCGCGACGCCGCACTCGACCGTATCGAGGGGACGACGGACCTCGCTGCGGCCGTCGCCGACGCGGACCTCCTCGTCGAGGCAGTCCCCGAGGACGAGGAACTGAAACAGAAGGTGCTCGCGGAGGCCGAAGGGCACGCCCCCGCCGACTGCGTCGTCGCCAGCAACACCTCCTCCATCTCGGTGACGGGCATCGCGAGCGCGCTCTCGGACCCCTCGCGGGCCGTCGGCCTGCACTTCTTCAACCCCGTGCACATCATGGGGCTGGTCGAAGTCGTCGTCGCCGAACAGACAAGCGACGCGACGAGGGAGTTCGCCGAGGTGTTCGTCGAGAGCGTCGGCAAGACCGCCGTCGTCGTCGAGGACTCCCCCGGCTTTGCGACCTCGCGGCTCGGCGTCGCACTCGGCGTCGAGGCGATGCGGATGGTCCAGGAGGGCGTCGCCAGCCCCCGCGACATCGACGCGGCGATGGAACTCGGCTACAACCATCCGATGGGTCCTATTGAACTCGGCGACGTGGTCGGACTCGACGTCCGTCTGGGCATCCTCGAACACCTTCGAGAAGAGCTCGGCGAGCGGTTCCGGCCGCCGACGATACTGCGAAAGAAGGTCCGGGCGGGGAAGCTGGGTAAGAAGTCGGGCGAAGGATTCTACGTCTGGGAGGACGGCGAGATCGTCGGTGTCTCTGGAGAGGTGGAGGATGAGTAACGACGACAGCTCATCGGTCCTCGATGTCGCCGCCGGCTGCGACCTCGTTCGCGTCGAAATCGACGCGCGCGCCGAGTACGTCGCCACTGTCACTATCGACCGGCCGGAGGCCCGCAACGCGCTGAACGGCCAGATTCGCGACGAACTGAAGCGCGTCTTCGCGGCCGTCGCAGACGACGAGTCGGTTCGGGTGGTCGTCCTCACCGGAGCCGACGAGGCGAAGGCGTTCGTCGCCGGAGCGGACGTGAAAGAGCTGCGCGAGCGCGGCGTCGTCGAACAGCGCGAGGCGAGCGAGCGGCCGCGGGTCTACGAGGCCGTCGCCGACTGTCCCAAGCCGGTCATCGCGCGGGTCAACGGCCACGCCCTCGGCGGCGGCTGCGAACTCGCGCAGGCCTGCGACGTCCGCATCGCCCGCGCAGACGCCAAACTGGGCCAACCCGAGATCAACCTCGGGCTGATTCCCGGCGGCGGCGGCACGCAACGGCTGACCCGTCTCGTCGGCCCGGGGCAGGCGATGCGGCTCGTGCTCTCGGGGGAACTCGTCGACGCGACAGAGGCGGCCGACATCGGTCTCGTCGAGGAGGCGGTCGCGCCCGACGAGTTGGACGCGCGCGTCGACGACCTCGCCAGAAAGATGGCGTCGAAGAGTCCGCTCGCGCTCCAGCGGGCGAAGGAGGCGGTGCAGGCGGCCTCGCGGCTGGACCTCGATGCGGGTCTCGACTACGAGAAGGAGCTGTTCGTCGGCCTGTTCGCGACCGAAGACAAGAACGAGGGCATCGACGCGTTCTTCGAGGACAGAGCTCCCGAGTGGCAGGGACGCTGAGTACGAAAGCCCGCACCGCCGTCGACGTGTCAGAGGCGTCGTCGACGGCAGCCCGGACAGTATATCTATATATTTTCCAGATATATCAACGCGGCGGCTACCACAGCGCGTACCCTTTTGTCGGTGGCTCCCAGAGCGAACGACATGAGCAGGGGAGAGCAGTCGACGGCCGACGAGACGTCGTCCGGAGCCGACGGGCCACGAGAGCGGCCGCGAGTCGACGACCTGCTCGACGAACTCGAACTCTTGGAGCAGCAGGTCCGAGCCCCCGAGGCCAAGGCACAGCTGGCGGAGACGATGCGGCTGGCCCGACGCCTCGACATCGACACGCGCGGGACCTTCGGCAACGTCGTTACGGGCGGCTTCGACCGGACCGACGCTGCCGAGGCACTCGTCGGCAGCGTCGTCTTCGGCATCCCGATGCTCGTCGAGAGCGGAACGCTGGAGGTCGGTTCGTTCGTCGCCGGCAACGTCGCCTATCTCGTTGGGACGCTCGCGTTCACCGTCGTGCTCGTCCACGGGCTCATCTACGTCGCCGACTTCCAGGAGGTCGAGGTGGTCAACCCGGTCCTCGGCCTCGTCCCGCGCCGCATGGTCGGCGTGCTCTCCATCTCGGCGGCGACGGCGACGGCGTTGATGACGGTCTGGGGCCGCGTCGACTGGTCGACGCCGTGGGTCGCTGCCTGCCAGGTGAGCGTCTGTTTCGTCGCGATGGCCATCGGTGCGGCACTCGGTGACATCCTCCCCGGAAGCTAGCCCCACATCTCAACGAACCGGCCATACGGCTTATCTACGAGTCGCTGGTAGTCCCGAAGGAGCATGACCACACGTCGGAGCGTACTCGCTGGGGTTCCCGGACTGCTTGCACTGAGCAGCGGCTGTGCGGGTCTCGGCGGGTCGGACGCGCTGACCTTCGAAGCGTCGACGGCTAGAACCGAAGCGAGCGTGGCCTCGGAGGCGAACTACGAACTCGACGGCGTCGAGGACCTCACCATCGAGCGTGAGTTCGCAGGCCAGACGGCCACGGCGATCAACCGCGTCGCGACGTACGAGAAATCGCTGTCGATTCCGCTCGTCGGGTCGGCGCGGCTGGGTGTCTTCGCCGCCATCGCCACCCCGGCCATCGAGATCGCGGGCGAGACGTTCAACCCCGTCGGTGACTACGACAACGACCAGCTCGTCCAGTTGCTTCAGAGCAACTACGAGGGGATCAGCAACGCCCAGGAGGTCTCCTCGCAGACCGTCGCCGTCCTCGGAACGGACACGTCCGTGACGAAGTTCCGGGCGACGGCGGACTTCAACGGGCAGGACGTCGACGTCAACATCCACGTCACGAAGGTCCGCAGCGGCGCGGACTTCGTGGCCTGTTTCGGCGTCTATCCGAGACGGCTGGACGAACAGGAGAACGTGCTGTCGATGATGACAGCGATGCAGCATCCGGTCGAGTCCAGTAGCTGACGCCGGCAACGCTTTTCTCTCCGGGCCGCAAGCGCGATGACATGAACGCCGAACTCGTCGCAGGCGGGCTCCTCACCGGACTCGGTGTCGTCGGCTACCTCGTCGGTGCCGTCGCGCCGTATCCCGGACGCGCCTTCTCGTTGAGCGGCGTGATGGTCGGTATCACGCTCTTGGCCATCGGCTACGGGAGAGCCGGAGTATGACCCAGGCCATCGTCTACACCGCCGACGGCATCGACCGCTACGACGACCTCGAACGCGCCAAGCGGGCTGCCGGGACGACGTGGGTCCGCGCCGAGACCGACGACCACGACGAACTCCAGCGCGTGGCGGACGTCTTCGGCATCCATCCGCTCTCTGTCGAGGACATCCACCGTGACGTCCGACCGAAGACCGAGCTGTTCCCGAACCACACTTTTGTCCTCGTGAAGACGGCCTCGCTGCGCCGCGGAGAGACGACGTTCGACGAAGAGCTTCGCACCAAGCAGGTCGGACTGTTCATCGGGTCGGACTGGCTCGTCACGCTCTCGGTCTCGGAGATGCCCGCGGTCGAGGTGGTCTGGGACAACATCGAAAACGGCGAGTCGCGCGCCCGGCGGTTCGGGCCGGACTTCGCGGCCTACCGCGTCGTCGACCGCGTCGTCGACGACTACTATCTGCTGCTCGACGACGTGGAGACGACCATCGAGGCCATCGAGGACGGCATCCTCGGCGGTCCCGACCAGACGATCCTCGAAGCGCTGAACGCGGTCCGTCGCGACCTGCTCTCGTTTCGGAAGGTCGTCTGGCCGACCCGCGAGGCGGTCAACGTCCTCGCTCGCGGCGACCCCGACGAGGTGCGCGACGCGACCGAGAAATACTACCGCGACGTTTACGACCATCTCGTCCAGCTGGCCGACCTCACGGAGACCTACCGCGACCTCGCCCGTGGTGCACGGGACATCTACCAGAACGCCGTCGCCCAGTCGACCAACGAGGTGATGAAGACACTGACCGTCGTCGCCACCGTCATCCTGCCGCTGACGCTCGTCGTCGGCGTCTTCGGGATGAACTTCTCGGGCGGTCCGTTCAATATGCCCGAGCTGGGCTGGACGTACGGCTATCCGGCGATCATGCTTGGCATGGCGGCAGTCTCGTTCGTCTTGCTCGTCTACTTCCGACGGGAAGGCTGGCTCTGAACCAGGAGCAACCGTTATATGTGTAGAATCGTTCTCTTTGCGGAACCGTTAAGTTACTCAACAACACGCACGTCGTAGCCGGTTTCCACCCCGAGATGGCGGCAAAGAGCGTTCTATCGCTTGGTTTACGGCGACACACATCAGCGATAGCTTTATATACTTTTCGCGCTTACTACTGGTAACGGACGGTACCCGGGATATCTGTCTTTTCCCCCTCCCGACGAGGCAGTCGTCCGCCCACCCATCATGACCGAAACGAACATCAGACGATACAGCAGCAGCACAGCCGAGCAGGAGAGTGAGCGACAGACAGAGAGCGAGGAGATTCGACTCTGCCCCGAGTGTGAGGGCCGACTCGTCACCGACGAAGAACACGGCGAACTCGTCTGCGGTGACTGTGGTCTCGTCGTCGAGGAAGGCAACGTCGACCGCGGCCCGGAGTGGCGCGCGTTCGACAGTGCCGAGCGTGACTCGAAGTCCCGCGTCGGTGCCCCCACGACGAAGATGATGCACGACAAGGGACTGTCGACCAACATCGGCTGGCAGGACAAAGACGCCTACGGCAAGACCCTGTCGAGCCGCCAACGCCAGCAGATGCAGCGGCTCCGCACGTGGAACGAGCGGTTCCGCACTCGCGACTCCAAAGAGCGCAACCTCAAGCAGGCACTCGGCGAGATCGACCGCATGGCCTCCGCACTCGGCCTGCCGCAGGCCGTCCGCGAGACCGCGTCGGTCATCTACCGCCGCGCGCTCGCCGAGGACCTCCTGCCGGGACGCTCCATCGAGGGCGTCGCCACCGCCGCGCTCTACGCGTCGGCCCGACAGGCCGGGACGCCCCGCTCGCTCGACGAGATCGCGAGCGTCTCCCGCGTCGAGAAGATGGAGCTGACCCGGACGTACCGCTACATCGTCCGCGAGCTCAAGCTGGAGATCCAGCCCGCCGACCCCGAGCAGTACGTCCCGCGGTTCGCGAGCGACCTCGGTCTCTCCGACGAGGCCGAACGCCGGGCGCGCGAACTGCTCCGCACGGCAAAGGAAGCAGGCATCCACAGCGGCAAGTCGCCGGTCGGTCTCGCCGCCGCCGCCGTCTACGCCGCGTCGCTCCTGACCAACGAGAAGGTCACACAGAACCAGGTGTCGAACGTCGCCAACATCAGCGAAGTCACCATCCGAAACCGGTACAAGGAACTCCTCGAAGCCGAGGACCTCGGCCTGTTCGTCTGATGGTGTGTGGCGGCCGGTCGCCTTTTTATCCCGTTTCTCCCCTGCGCCGACGAGGTAGGTCTCAAAAGTCTGTTGGCGCGCAAACTTTTATTGAGCCAGCAAGCGCACGAGTGAGTATGGTCGAAGCGTTTGTCCGTCTTCTGTGCCCGGAGTGTGGGAAGGAGTGGGAGTCCACCCCCACGGATTTACCGGAGACACGGCAGAACTTCAGCTGTCCGAACTGTCACGCGACGCGGCGGCTGACGGAGTTCATGCGGACCGAACGCGATCTCGAAATCGTCCGGCAGTTCGAGTAGGCTACTGCTCTGCGACCGACGACCGCGCGCCGCAGGCGTCGCACTTCAGCAGTGTCGCACCTTTTTCGGAGACGAGCTGTGTGTCCGGGAGTCCACACTCCGAACACAGGACGTACTGGTCGACGTAGTCGTCGAGCGCGTCAGCGAGCCGTCGCTGTTTGAACGAGCCGGTCAGCCGGGCGCGGCCACGGTCGTCGAGTTGGGCACTCGTCCCGAGGTCCGTCTGGAGGAAGCT
Protein-coding sequences here:
- a CDS encoding methylated-DNA--[protein]-cysteine S-methyltransferase, whose product is MRFDMLDSEMSLDESYLDVDEDELRARLAAYGRGELQAFDVPVDYPDGLLGDVMRLMSAIPYGETRTYGDLAADLGSSAQAVGQACGANPVPIVVPCHRVVAADGLGGFSAEAGTDLKRRLLALEAGESLARFSE
- a CDS encoding 3-hydroxyacyl-CoA dehydrogenase family protein, which gives rise to MNVCVLGAGTMGHGIAQVSAMGGHDVVLRDINQNIVDEGLEHIRENLQGGVDRDKVTESERDAALDRIEGTTDLAAAVADADLLVEAVPEDEELKQKVLAEAEGHAPADCVVASNTSSISVTGIASALSDPSRAVGLHFFNPVHIMGLVEVVVAEQTSDATREFAEVFVESVGKTAVVVEDSPGFATSRLGVALGVEAMRMVQEGVASPRDIDAAMELGYNHPMGPIELGDVVGLDVRLGILEHLREELGERFRPPTILRKKVRAGKLGKKSGEGFYVWEDGEIVGVSGEVEDE
- a CDS encoding enoyl-CoA hydratase/isomerase family protein codes for the protein MSNDDSSSVLDVAAGCDLVRVEIDARAEYVATVTIDRPEARNALNGQIRDELKRVFAAVADDESVRVVVLTGADEAKAFVAGADVKELRERGVVEQREASERPRVYEAVADCPKPVIARVNGHALGGGCELAQACDVRIARADAKLGQPEINLGLIPGGGGTQRLTRLVGPGQAMRLVLSGELVDATEAADIGLVEEAVAPDELDARVDDLARKMASKSPLALQRAKEAVQAASRLDLDAGLDYEKELFVGLFATEDKNEGIDAFFEDRAPEWQGR
- a CDS encoding DUF2391 family protein → MSRGEQSTADETSSGADGPRERPRVDDLLDELELLEQQVRAPEAKAQLAETMRLARRLDIDTRGTFGNVVTGGFDRTDAAEALVGSVVFGIPMLVESGTLEVGSFVAGNVAYLVGTLAFTVVLVHGLIYVADFQEVEVVNPVLGLVPRRMVGVLSISAATATALMTVWGRVDWSTPWVAACQVSVCFVAMAIGAALGDILPGS
- a CDS encoding DUF6517 family protein; this encodes MTTRRSVLAGVPGLLALSSGCAGLGGSDALTFEASTARTEASVASEANYELDGVEDLTIEREFAGQTATAINRVATYEKSLSIPLVGSARLGVFAAIATPAIEIAGETFNPVGDYDNDQLVQLLQSNYEGISNAQEVSSQTVAVLGTDTSVTKFRATADFNGQDVDVNIHVTKVRSGADFVACFGVYPRRLDEQENVLSMMTAMQHPVESSS
- the corA gene encoding magnesium/cobalt transporter CorA; the encoded protein is MTQAIVYTADGIDRYDDLERAKRAAGTTWVRAETDDHDELQRVADVFGIHPLSVEDIHRDVRPKTELFPNHTFVLVKTASLRRGETTFDEELRTKQVGLFIGSDWLVTLSVSEMPAVEVVWDNIENGESRARRFGPDFAAYRVVDRVVDDYYLLLDDVETTIEAIEDGILGGPDQTILEALNAVRRDLLSFRKVVWPTREAVNVLARGDPDEVRDATEKYYRDVYDHLVQLADLTETYRDLARGARDIYQNAVAQSTNEVMKTLTVVATVILPLTLVVGVFGMNFSGGPFNMPELGWTYGYPAIMLGMAAVSFVLLVYFRREGWL
- a CDS encoding transcription initiation factor IIB codes for the protein MTETNIRRYSSSTAEQESERQTESEEIRLCPECEGRLVTDEEHGELVCGDCGLVVEEGNVDRGPEWRAFDSAERDSKSRVGAPTTKMMHDKGLSTNIGWQDKDAYGKTLSSRQRQQMQRLRTWNERFRTRDSKERNLKQALGEIDRMASALGLPQAVRETASVIYRRALAEDLLPGRSIEGVATAALYASARQAGTPRSLDEIASVSRVEKMELTRTYRYIVRELKLEIQPADPEQYVPRFASDLGLSDEAERRARELLRTAKEAGIHSGKSPVGLAAAAVYAASLLTNEKVTQNQVSNVANISEVTIRNRYKELLEAEDLGLFV
- a CDS encoding DUF7836 family putative zinc-binding protein, yielding MVEAFVRLLCPECGKEWESTPTDLPETRQNFSCPNCHATRRLTEFMRTERDLEIVRQFE
- a CDS encoding translation initiation factor IF-2 subunit beta, translated to MGYEDQLDRAMEAAPDVEATDDRFEVPTPAVRPEGNVTIYENFQETLDRLDREDRQLLSFLQTDLGTSAQLDDRGRARLTGSFKQRRLADALDDYVDQYVLCSECGLPDTQLVSEKGATLLKCDACGARSSVAEQ